TTCGCCAGCGAGCTGGAGAGGGATAGTTCAATTAATGATATCCTACACTGTTCTACAGACAGTCTGAATAAGTGGGAGGCAGACTGTCTGAAGATGGGCAACGAGACAAGGTTTACAGGCAAGGTGAGTACATTTGCACCCTTTCCAGTCTTCTACGCATCAGACACTGATTGCACACAGCTCATTGAGCTTTTTCTTACTGCATTGGACCGCAATGGAACTGCCTGATCGGGATCAACTTCCCCACATCATTCCACCAAAACCAATGCAGTTGATTTCAGACAATTTCTTTGGATTTTCCAGAAGTGTATAacactttctttcttgagAACCTTTCGTTCTTAATACAATCTACCAAGTATGATAttcaagaaattatataaggtGCGATTATAAAGCAATGCAATGAATCGGGAGAAACGAAAGTGTAGTGAGAGTGTGGTAAGAGACAAGTAAACCTGTAATACAGAGCAATATAAAGGATATAAATACTGCTGAATAACTGGATCTTCCTTATTTTATGGCCATAGATACATTCATGATTCATGTCTAATAGCTGATATTCTTCGCCACATCATTCCAACCAAAACCAATGCAGTTTATCTCAGACAGTTTAAAAACCCAGTATCAAATCTAACCCCAATACCTCAACCTATTTTGCTCTCTCTACCATACCCTGCAACATCGCCACATCCATCGTATACAAATCCGACCCATCATCAGCCAAAAACACCGAAGGTCCTCTGCTAACCATCAAAAGCTCCGTTTCATGCTCAAACGGGAGAGGATCATGAACGGCTCCCTTGCTCTCCGAAACGTAATCCCCCTGAGCAAACGCGCCTGTCTGAGGGTGGGCGCCACTTCCTTTGAGAACGTAAATTTCGGCACTCTCAACATGCcgatggcgaggaaggagTCCACCGGGTTCGGCGCGGACCATGATTGTGTATTCTCCGGTCTCGGGAACTAGCTTGACGATTTTGATGAATACACTCGGGGCAAGCGGAAGCCATTCCAGGCTGTCGCAGTGGACCGTGAACCCTGCGTCGTTCTCTGAGTGCATGTTGGGCGATGATGGGCTGTTCACTTTTTgtagggtggtggtgttggcttGCTTCGGCTTTGGGATTGGTTAGTCGCTTGTATGTGAGGGTTGGAATTTTCGGGGAGTATTGGGTGCGTACTTGAGGGTTTTGAATGGTAGTATTGTGTCCAGgtaatctttaaattatttttgtTAATTATCTTATGAATGTGAGATATAGATTTGTGATGATGGACAAGGTAAAGTGGAGCTAAACTTAATATAGAATAGCCGACTACCCGAGCCACCGGAATCCCGAACGAAAGAAGACAGAGTCCGAATGCCAGTCGAGACGTCCGCTGTGATCCCGGCTGACTGATTCCGCCCCGCCCCCTATCcccgggagagaagaagaaatggaaaccTCCATTCATATTTCAAAAGGGtccatactactactaagccAACCCGCTGGAATCTGGCTATTGAAAAGCTGCCACATCAGCCAGTCGGCTGAGGCGTCCAATTCCGAGTTCGGTATCGGTTCATCATTTAGCCCGAAATTGCTATCGAAGGAGGCGCTCGGAGGAATGCCATCCATAGTGACAGGTTCCATTACTTGATTCGGGGACGATGCACGGAGGTTTGATGATATATTTTCTGGGCCAGAAGCCCCTTCTTGGAACAGCGGTTCGCAGAGATCTTCCAACGACTGGAGAAGGTTTAAACGTTTTCCAAGGTGTGGATCTTGCTTGAACTGTGACAAACTCTGCGTTATTTGTTGAAGCAGTTTGAAATCGTCATGATCTAAAGTTCCGATGATATTGCAGATGACCACAAAGAAGGCGCTTAGTGGGTAGAAGAACAAAGTCCTGTTCAATAGTCAGCAAATGAAATTGAATATGTCCAGGAATTTCAACGAACCATGTCAAGAATGATGGATATGGCTCTTCAAATCCCGGCATTTCCTCCGCATGCTGCTGGATAAAGTGAAATGCTCCAAGTGACTGTCTGGCATGTACGAGACATTCCCTGTGTATCACTGGACTAAACGAGTTTTTCAAGCGTGTTCGGTCGATCTCGACCATAATCGCGTAGTAGCAGAAGTCGACCGCAACCCAATCATGTTGTACCATTTTCGGGAGGGATGCACGATTCTAAATGGAGCGTTGTCAGGGGTGGAAGCAACTATATGTGGTCCCGGTACACGTACCGATGGCATTTCTCGAAGAATGCTCTGCATCCTGGACTCAAGGAGCTGACAGGTCTCCAAAGCCTGGCTATCCGGAGTATTCCTCGTGTCGGAAGATACTGCATGTAATTTCCCCTGAACCTGTGCGAGGTCAAGCAGGACACGTAAAAGAGTATCATATGGCGAACATGGGTCTAATACAATGAGATCCGTCGGGGATACATCAAGATCAGGCAATGACGGAGGGCGACTGAGAAGGGAACTTAACGTCCGATCCAGATAGTAGCACCAGTATACCGCACTATATACCTCTAACTCCGAGTCTGAGCGCGCTGGTACCCTGCGGATCTTGTGGTAGTTAAGAGATGCAATCTGTCGGGCAGCATAAGAGGTAAGGACCCAACATTGGTTCAGCCTCCCCAGGTGCTGCATAAGCAATGCCTACAGATACGATGTCAATGAGGGAGTCTTCGCCAGAGATGTCTGCGACTCAGGGACTTACACTCGAGAGTAGAGCTTGTATGGTCGAGAGGTCTGGCTGTTTGAGTATGCTCAGGTTCTCAATGCTCCGAATTGTCGCTGCGATGTAAGTCGACCTAGATTGGGACAGCTGTGATTTCAGGAGCGGGCTGCGCACGGTTCGTGACACCTGatatatatgaaatattGCTTTCACATATATGCAAATGCTATACTGATGGAGACGTTGACCTTGTAGCCGAGGCTCACTTCGTAACAAGGCTGTAGCCATTTCTTCATATGTTTTGCGCGAGATGTGATCCGGCCACTGAATGCACATCGATTCCGGCGGCCCTAATTTCATCAACTATGATCAAGACATAACAATGCAAGAAACTCATACCTTGTAGGAGCATAAACAACAGCTCTCGAGGGGGTGCATCAGGAATCGAAAGGGCGGGATCGTTAGGCTGAAACTCTTCCATGATTTCGTCCGAATGTTGAGGCTCACTCTCTGCAATTTGGCTCACGAGTTGGAGAGCAGAGCGAAGTATGGATTGTCTCCCACGGTCGACATGCCTTGAGTCATTTAATTCCAGTTGGATTATGTTTTTCGCCTGTATTGCATGATAATTGGGGCCCTCGACGCTGGGTGTCGAGTGCGTAGGCGTGGTTAAGGATCGCTCCCTTGAGTCCAGAACTTGGTCGTTAGGCTGGCTGTGCTCTATAGCGGTACTTCTATTCACGTTTCTTTCCGCTGCCCTACGGCCTGATTGCCGGTTGCTTCTGTAGTTGTTCAGCGCACAGAACCCAGAAAGACGACTGCGACAAGCTGTCACACTTTACCTTTGTGTCTGTGGCGGCTGTCTTTCAAACGTTACTATGTTTTCTTGGGGCCTTAGGGTGCTGCCGTTCATTATCAGTTACTTCGTATGTATAGATTACCCTTCAGCATGACATGAATGACAGCAAACCTTTGGTTTCTCTTCTTAGCTGGCCGTCCGCGCCGCCGGCGTTCGCATTCCACACCGGCATCTGCACAATTGGCACAGTGCGCTCGACGATCACACTTTATCTGTTACATTGTACTGTTGTCAGATTCAATAGGTGGTTTAAGCCTGGTATTCACGGTATTGCAACCTTCTTCGCATGACATAGGTCACACTGTTTGCTCTGATTAGCGTCTACAGCTTTCCCTGAGTATTCCGGCCTATGGGGGTGAGCAGAACATACCGCGGGCAGAATATCCCCAGTGACTGTGAGATCTTCCGGCATTGGCAGCAAGCTTTACCGGAAGTTCTGATGTTCTCATGACCGACTGCAAATATCCTGAAGCTATAGTTGCAAGAAATGCTGAGTGTCGAGCGTGCGGAgcgggaagggaggggaaaatcAACTACCCGGCCGGCTTGCTGACTGAGCATTCCAATCGCAACCACCAAAAAAGCAAACTCCTAGCCACATACTCCCTAGTACTATATCATGAGATTTCAGCCTTTTTCAATCCAATTTCTAACAAGTACATAGTGCGGAGCTAATTAAAAAGCTCTGTGGGCTGTTGCTTTTTCCAAAATGGTAACAAGATGTTTCGATGCCACGTTTGATTCCCTACTGTGTAGTTGCGCAAAATTCGGTCTCTGGTCTGTTCTATCTGGACATATGGTGCTAATAATACATAGGGGAAATTGATCTGCGCTCCCGAACTACCAGGGGACGTCCTGGCCTTTATAGGCCTCCCACCCTGGGACATGAATATTTTTGAACCGGCCATTGTCCACACGGTCTGCGGACATAGCGATGTTTAAGACCGCCTCTGCACCTTGAGGCACGGTCAGGTCGGCATGCTTCCCACCCATGTCACTTTGCAGCCACTTTTAAGTGTCATTAGCTTCTCTGGTATTGATTTCCCAGTAGATCGGCAAGTGAGAACTTACTCCAGGGCTGACTGCGAGGAAAATAAATCCTTCATCTTGGTATGACAGCGCGTATTGGACCGTTAAGGCGTTCAGTGCTGCTTTGCTGATCTTGTATGCCGGGCAAGGAGCGTATGATACTTCGCGCGCACTGGTAATCGAGCCATATGCACTCGAACTGTTTAAAAAGCTGTAAGCACCTGGTCGAAAATATACCTATCTCATTGCATCTTATGCTTACATAttgatgatcttcttgaccttgCTGTTCTGCATCAAGGGAAGATAGTGGCGAAGGACGTTGTGTGTTCCAGTTACATTCACTGACAACTGGTAGTCGAGGTCGGACCTATTAGGTTGAGGTCAGTCTCGGAAATGCTCCCAAAAAAATGGATCCACTAGGCTACTTACATTGACGCTAGTTTTCCATGTGTCTCACTATGAACTCCAGCGCAATTAATCAACATGTCCAGACTGTTTTCGTTTAACGCTGATCTGACTTGCTCGGCTGATTCAGCGATCATTGACTCCTCAGAAATATCCAAAGCAACAAAGACAATGCACCCATTGGACTGAGCGATAAGTTCTGTAAGTTTCGGGCTGCATTTCCGCGCCGTTGCAATAACCAACCCTCCTTCGAGGCAGGCTCGGGCAGATAGCTGCCTCACTAACTCTAAGCCTAAGCCGCGGGAACTGCCAGTAACGAGAAAGTTCGACATCTTGGAAGGTAGCGTCTGTATGACGTTCGATCAGTGAATCTTATttcaagaagcgcaaggcatCAAATTCTGTAGCAGATTTTATGGAATTAAAAATGAGCGTACAGCGAAATGTCTTGCCCCCTCGCCTTGGAGATCTTCGTCGCCAACGGTCCGGTCTTCCGAACTGGAAGGGTAATTGGTAACTAATCTGCGGGCCCACTTTCCCGATGTGTTCGGTCTTCCCTTCACAAATGTACCATATCCGACAACAACGTCAAACCACGGCGGTCtggccgaagaagcctgtTATTGCAAGACCTGAAATGTAAAATCAAACGAAAAGAGCAGGCTCTCCTGAAGGTGAATGCAGATCTTCAGCGCTCTAGTATGACGCAAATTCAAGGAACAATGCTCTTTCGGCCGCGGACCTACCACAGATATATAACCGCCACAGCGGGGTACATATTGCATACTACTACACAAGTCCATTTCGCAGAAGTCCGATTCACCAATTGATTGAAACCAAGCACACCCTCAATATGGCCGAACCATGCACCGTGCAGAATCATCTCAAGATGCTGGAATCATTCCTGCATCCAGGTGAAATAATTCGTCCTACTTCCCCAGATTACCAATCGAGAATTGAGACCTGGGCTGCCCAAAAACAACTGAATCCTCACATTGTTCTTCGACCCACATCTGTTAACTCTTTGAGCAAGGCAATCGCCTACCTTTACTCCACCAATCTGGACTTTGCTATATACGGCCATGGGTTCATGTCCGCATCCGCAAGCGATGTGTTGGTGAATATGTCGGCGTTCGATGGCTTTCACCTCGATAGAGATTCGGAACTCGCTACGATCGGAGCTGGACAGACATGGTCAGATGTCTATCAGAAGCTGAGTGAAGTCGCACCGGAATATGGAAGTGAGGATTCTACCTTCAATCTTCCAGATCACGTATTCTATGGGCGGATACTGACACAAAACTAATGCAGTCGTGGGAGCCCGCACCCCTTGTGTGGGCGTTGCAGGCACTATCATCAGCGGTGGCTTTTCATGGCTTTCCAGAGAGTACTCGTGTGTCTCAGACCCAGCGAATATGCTGGATGCAAAAGTTGTGAAGTATGATGGCTCGGTTGTTTGGGCATCCTCGGAGCCAGATCTTTTGTGGGCATTAcgtggcggcggaggtggcttTGGCGGTGAGCAATACAAAGTCTTTTATATTTGGAATAAACAGTTACTAACGCGCAAAATGTAGTCGTCGTTGAGGTTGTGCTACGAGTGTTCCCTTATCCCCAGAATATTTGGGCTGGCCCGATTCTGATACCGCGAGAGCAGCTCGAGGTAACAGCAGACGAAATTGCCAAGTTTGTTTCTCGACCTCTTGATCCGAAGATCTCCATGTTTTTATACGTCGTGAAGAAGCGGCTGCTAAAGTCCATCGGGGCGGACTCAGATATGTTGGTACTTCATGCTTTTGATGCCTGCGGGGAAGCGCATGGTCGGGCCAACTTCCAGTGGGCACTAAGCATCCCCGGAGCTATTGACCATACCAAGGTCACCACCTTTGCTGGTGTTGCAGATTTACAGGGTAAGGCCACAAGCTTGAAAGTGCTGGTAAATGTATGCTCATTATTAGACAAGATAAGGTGCATATTGCCAAAGGCACCATGAAGCAGTTCTGGTCGCCGTTGCTTCTACGAGAACTTTCAAaggacaccatcatcaacgctGTTCAGTGGTCTGAAGATATCGGAAGACTGGACGAATCGCTCGGTGACTGCACCTATTTGATCTTTGAGCTGCTGTGTTCGGTAAGTCACAGGAACCGATAAATCCGCAGGAAAATACTTCAATCTTACATACTGAATGCTCCAGCGCGACCCCCCGGGAGGAGTAGCCAGCTGCGCCTGGCCACGACCTCAAGGGGTCAAGCATATCTTGCTTATGGGTCCCGGATGTCCGGCTGATGCAGGACGTGACCACGAAGATCTGGTACGAGATCTTGCTATCAAGGCAGGCTCCACCGTCTTGGGGGAGAATGCAGATCTGCATTACCTTCCTAATGGGTATGAAAAGTTCTATGACGCGAGAAAGGTAAGTCTGAAGACACAATAATCGTCTGACCTGCTGCTCATTCGGGAACTAGATTTGGGGACCACATTTCGCTCAGTTGCAAGATTTGAGAACAAGATATGACCCGCTGGGCAGATTCAAGGGGGCAGTTACTCACTCTCATAAATAACTCACTAGTCAACTATGTTATTGGACGCATATGACGACaaaaaggggaaaggaaagggagaaaacaagaaaagaaaaacaaaatcaGAACCTCAGGATTTGCTTGGGCAGTGAAAGCTAATGGCATGAAGTGATTTTCTTCGTGTGCAGGAAGTCTATACTCAGGATAATCGGATTCAGTAGTTAGTCACTCTCCTGGGCCTCCAGTATGACTACACCTTTCATTGCGATATCGGGACCCCGCTAGTTTAGCATGAGCATTAGTTAGCATAACCCAATGCTTAGTCACGCGTATAAAGTTTCCGGCGCTAATCTGCACAGCGGACCCTGCAGATCAGTGGGTTTCAGACAGCTCCATCTTATCTTAGCCGGTCACGCATAACAACGGGATTGACTTCTGGGCCGGCCCCACCCTGAAAGTCGAACGCCCGTGGGGCGTATTGTAACACTAGCGTATACGAATGCGCCCGCACGCAACCTCTAGTTTAAATTAACAACATTTTATAAATGAAGACACTGCATTGCAGAAGTTAATGTATCTGATATATGCAACGGATGACAAACCCATCATCTGTTAGCTAGGAACACTACAATCAGGCACAACCCCAACAGCTTGGATTCGTGCTGCCACAAAGGGGAAAAGTGTCTACTCCCTAGTGTTTCCCGCAAAGACGCAGTGAAGCTTTGGGTGAAATCGTTGTTCCATGGGAGTGCGAGAGGTACGAGAGAGCTGCTAGTGCCAGTGTGTCTGAAGTATGTAAAGTTCCCTTCTGGGCTCAGGGGGGTGGCAGTACTTGAAGCGTGATTGCGTTACTGAAGTAAACTCCGTGTGTAGTACCATCTACTATAGATAGTGTTGAGGCGCGATTTTACGTGTGAAGCAACAAAAAAAATGCAGACACAACGAACGCAAAGATGCAGCAAAAGAGTGGTTGTATTAGCTATCTAGGTGCGCGCAGCGAAACAACGCGAGATGGTGCTTTGCGTCGGCGGCCTGCGTGCCACGCACGTGACTAAGCCTACATGAATGCCTCAACACATAGTATATAACATCACATTCTAGTCAAACaaacatctccatctccttcgcaAGATAAGCCGACCTGTCATTTTCGGCCAGTAGTATAGCGCTTACAAATTCCTAGTATATCCCCCACAGCACCGGCTCACTCTTTACATTACCATTGCAATCCATGTTTCCCTTTGCGCCGATCAGCCCATCCCTAGCAAATTTGTCGATGGAATCATTGATAATATCAATGACATCCTGCCCGCCGACCTTGAAATTGACATTTCCGTTGGTCTTAGTAGCCTCAACGCCAAAGTGACAGGATGCGTGACTGGCAATCTCGCGCTGGTTATGGCCGACAACCTGGGTCGTCCAGCTAGTGGATGCATCGCCCTCAATGTTCTTGATGATCTGGCGGCAGTCTTCTACCTTTGGTGATGCATCGCTAGTTTGGTCCACAAAGGTTGACTCACCGCACTCATCTTTACCAGGCGGGATATCGCAGGGCCAGTTCGGGCTTGAGTCTCTGTCGGCCGTGTCCCAGGATTGAAAGGCGCGGGCGGGGCTACAAACAGGAATCCGCATGAAGCCGGGCGTTGTAACATCAACGTCTATCAGGTCGGACATGGTGCCGTGGTTCGTAGGATCTGCTATGCTAGCGCCGTTTTCCCTCCCGTTAGCTATCCAGGTCCGGACAGAGCCCTTGACCAGCTCGTTGATAGTGATGCCGTAGTAGCTGTTGTCGCCAGAGATGTATTCGATTCCCTCGGGAGCAGAGAATTTGCTGTCTCTGCAGACCGTTTGACAGGGGCCGGAATCGTTGATGATCTTGCAAGTACAGTCAGTCGCATGGCCATCCGGATATGCGAGGTAGTATTGTCGATTGTCAACGCAGACACCCGTGGCATCAATGGTATCGTCGTCCAAATACTCGCTGATGTTCGGGTCATCGTCGCAAGACTGACCTGAATCAATGATAAACGTATAAGATCCAGCTTGGCGCCACAATGCGGGCAATGCAAAGCCGACGACGCACTTGTTAATATTGGCGATGAGCTCATTCTGAGGATTTACAGTGTCAGGGGGATCAACATTCCTCTTACCCTCGATGAGCTTGCCATCTGATATGACTTCCCATAGGGTTTTCATATTTTCTGGAGAACCGCCGAAAAGACGTTGAAGCGTGCGGGAGGTGGTATTGGACCAGCCATACACGACCTGCCCCATATAGGCTGAGAATTCGTCCTGGTCTTCAGGCGACCAATCGGCCTTACCCGGAGGTAGTACGTCCTTGGCGGTAGTTGTACCTTGTCCCAAGAGGGTCATAGTGGTATCTTTTGCATTGTCCAGGGCGCTGCCAGAAAACCAATCGAGATCCTTCAGCATTGTGTTGAACAAGGGCCCAGCGGAGCCTAGAGCGCCAAGTGTGACCATGTCTATGAGAATATTGAGCCAAGTATCGTCTCTCTCAGGTGGGACGGGCGCGAATTTGTTCTCCATATCATCGAGTGCCGTACCGACAATACTGAGAGACTGGAATAAGCCATCGTAGTATTTCTTGTACATATCGTGAATTTGGGCCATTGAGTAAAGGATGAGAAAGGCTGCGGGACCAGACTGGCCTCCGTTTGCACCGTCTTCGCAACCAATGGAACTGCAGCTTGTGGCCTCTACGTCATCGCAGGCATGATACTCGAAATGGGTGGTGCTCTCAACAGATTGCATGAAACTGATATGGCGCGGGTGATCGGTGTCATTCCAGATTCGGATAATGTCACTCCATGCTGTATCTGTATCCATGTTCTTCCACCGTTGTGAGGGTGTGAAGTCGAATAGATTTGCAACATTATCGTCAGTGCAGTCATACGAGGTCCAGTTTCCGGTACGCGTTTGGTCAGCCTTAGGGTCCTCCCCTGCTTTGGCGAGTTGGATGAAGTTGGCCCAGCTTGTCGCCGGCTTGGGAACATCATGATAGGTTTGCAGGTCGCTGGCCCAGTCAGAGGTTCCACCCAAGCCCCAAGCGCTATACAGGGTGGTGCGCGCCTTTTTTGTGGCGGCGCTCATGTAGCCGACCCATTCATCCTTGTCGTAAATGAGAATGTCGCTATTGCTGGTCGTGTCAACATAGCTTTTGACGACCCGAGAGggatcttttataatatcgtCAATTTCCGCCCCAGCAAGGTAACCAGCTGTATTAGTACATTTGCCCTTCTTCGCGTCAGAATCTAAGCGGTCGCCAGTGTAAAGGCATTCCGGGCCCCAGCAATTAGGGTCTGCCATCTTGAAAGAACGACCGTAGCTTGTCACACCAACAATAACCTTTGCGCCAGGGACACCTGCCTTGGTAATCATTGCCAAAGACTGTTTCGTTTCCGTCAAATTAACCTGGCTGCGCAGACAATTACCCGTATCACAGCCTTCCTGTGAGTTGCTGTTATGCGCATCCCACTGGCCGTGAAGGTCATAGGTCATATAGACAATGTAGTCGACGATCCTAGCCATGTCCTTTATAGGAAACTGCTTCAGGTACCAGTAGGATGCCGGTGCGGCAATGGAGACAGACTTTCCCGGCAAGAGATTTTTGAGAACGACAAGGAATGCCAGGTAGTTGGGACCGTCTTCCTCCGTCCCAGGGTCATTTTCAGGAAGGTCAGGCGCCCCCGGATATTCCCAGTCGATATCGACACCATCAAGATCATTGTCCTTGATAAAGTTGGCAATATTTGTCGCCATCGTTAGCCTGTTCGCCGGTTTGACACCATTACGGAAAATCTTGTATGTTTCAGGCATGGTTGAGAAGTCCCACCCACCAATCGAAAGAATTCTCTTGGTTCCTGAGATTTTCTTGAACTCGCCAAAATTGTAGGTGGACAATGTATCCCCTGTCTCGACCTCCCAAGAGTCGGTCAGTGTTCCGAAGCCGAAATGAAGGTGCGTGTATTGCGAGGTATCAATCTGCGAGGCATCCTGAAAGAGGCACTCCCTACTGAGGCAGTAGCCTTCATAGTAGGCAATTTTGACATCCCCAGACCCAGATCCTTTCACAACATCCATCCCACAATTCGATATACAGCCGTAGGTTCCTGGCTCAGCCGTTCCCGGGGCCCCAGTGTTTGTATCAACGCAGAAGTCCGCAGTTATGCCGCATTGGCCCCATATATTACAGCATGCGTTGAGCGGACAAGGGTTGAGGTCGGCAATGTTCGAGCCATTTGTTGGCGGGATTGTGCCTGGCTTTTGGGGACCACACTGAGCGTTGGAGATCTCTGCGGGGAAGGGCGGAGTTCCTTCACTCAAACACATAACCGTATCTTTGAACAGAAGCTCGCAGCCATTCCAACCCCAGGTGTCCTTGTTAAAATTCTCAAGATCATCGCTGCTCAAACTGTATTCCGCAGCGAGGCTGTCGCAATTGTCATCGGCCTGGACCTGGTATGCCCTACAGGAGCCGTCTTCGTTGGGCTGGGGACGAAAATCAGGAAGATTTCCATCAGAGCAGCAAACATGCTGCTTAGGCTTCAACGTGGAGCAGAAATCATTGGCGGGGTTGTACTTCGTGAAGTCAGCGCCCGAAATGCCGCATTTCACTGCCAGGTCTGCACAGCTGTTCCCAGCGTCAACCTGTACAGTTGTACACTCGCCACTCCCCCTTGTAATTATCTTCCGAACCAGATTGCGCCCTAAGTAAGTGGAATTGGCCGCGGTAGTGTGGTTGCCATTCAGGAGCGGCGTAGTGAATTTCACCGAGCCCGCAAGCTTGACAGATCCGGGGAACGATAAGCACGTCGCATTAGCCCAAGACTTGATTGCACTTTGTATGGGAGCAAAGGTTCCATTGCTCGTCGCCATAATACCGAATACATGTGTGCTATCGTAGCCTTCCTCACAGAGCTGCATAGCTAAGCTAGGGGTGGAAATGGCAAGATTGCCCAGGTTGTCCTGGAAGAGCTTGAGCGCAGACTCGCTGAGCCCTTGTTTCAGCAGACCCTGGCCAACATACAACCCGATTGTAGCTTGACCAGACTGGCCATATATGATAGATGGCCTATCGGACTTGCCATGCTCTCCATCGGCATAGTGGCGCATCTGCCTAACAATTGACCGCATCCCAGCACCCGCCAGACCGAAACCCTCCTGCCACCACCCAAGTTCAAACTGAACATCAACGGGCTTGCTAGAAGTAACATGAGTGGTAGTCGCCGGAGAAGTGGCGAAGTCCGGCCCGTATGAAGAGCAGGCCTGAATGCGGTGGGTTCTTTCCCAATCATCAACATTGTCAAACAGGGAGAAGTCATAGAAGATCGTTTCCTTGCACTTCCGGATCTGCTTGAAGCCCGAGTACACCGACCAGTTCCCCGTATTGGGCCCAGCATCACGGCAGCGCTCAGGACAGGCGGAAGCACCGCTATTGTAGCTCTGGCTGGCA
The window above is part of the Aspergillus luchuensis IFO 4308 DNA, chromosome 8, nearly complete sequence genome. Proteins encoded here:
- a CDS encoding uncharacterized protein (COG:S;~EggNog:ENOG410PXG6;~InterPro:IPR014710,IPR011051,IPR025979;~PFAM:PF12973), with translation MHSENDAGFTVHCDSLEWLPLAPSVFIKIVKLVPETGEYTIMVRAEPGGLLPRHRHVESAEIYVLKGSGAHPQTGAFAQGDYVSESKGAVHDPLPFEHETELLMVSRGPSVFLADDGSDLYTMDVAMLQGMVERAK
- a CDS encoding fungal specific transcription factor domain-containing protein (COG:S;~EggNog:ENOG410Q1M6;~InterPro:IPR007219;~TransMembrane:1 (o346-368i);~go_function: GO:0003677 - DNA binding [Evidence IEA];~go_function: GO:0008270 - zinc ion binding [Evidence IEA];~go_process: GO:0006351 - transcription, DNA-templated [Evidence IEA]); amino-acid sequence: MEEFQPNDPALSIPDAPPRELLFMLLQGPPESMCIQWPDHISRKTYEEMATALLRSEPRLQGQRLHQYSICIYVKAIFHIYQVSRTVRSPLLKSQLSQSRSTYIAATIRSIENLSILKQPDLSTIQALLSSALLMQHLGRLNQCWVLTSYAARQIASLNYHKIRRVPARSDSELEVYSAVYWCYYLDRTLSSLLSRPPSLPDLDVSPTDLIVLDPCSPYDTLLRVLLDLAQVQGKLHAVSSDTRNTPDSQALETCQLLESRMQSILREMPSNRASLPKMVQHDWVAVDFCYYAIMVEIDRTRLKNSFSPVIHRECLVHARQSLGAFHFIQQHAEEMPGFEEPYPSFLTWTLFFYPLSAFFVVICNIIGTLDHDDFKLLQQITQSLSQFKQDPHLGKRLNLLQSLEDLCEPLFQEGASGPENISSNLRASSPNQVMEPVTMDGIPPSASFDSNFGLNDEPIPNSELDASADWLMWQLFNSQIPAGWLSSSMDPFEI
- a CDS encoding SDR family oxidoreductase (COG:Q;~EggNog:ENOG410PNVS;~InterPro:IPR002347,IPR036291;~PFAM:PF00106,PF13561,PF08659,PF01370;~go_process: GO:0055114 - oxidation-reduction process [Evidence IEA]), coding for MSNFLVTGSSRGLGLELVRQLSARACLEGGLVIATARKCSPKLTELIAQSNGCIVFVALDISEESMIAESAEQVRSALNENSLDMLINCAGVHSETHGKLASMSDLDYQLSVNVTGTHNVLRHYLPLMQNSKVKKIINISSAYGSITSAREVSYAPCPAYKISKAALNALTVQYALSYQDEGFIFLAVSPGWLQSDMGGKHADLTVPQGAEAVLNIAMSADRVDNGRFKNIHVPGWEAYKGQDVPW
- a CDS encoding FAD-binding oxidoreductase (COG:C;~EggNog:ENOG410PWHK;~InterPro:IPR016166,IPR006094,IPR036318;~PFAM:PF01565;~go_function: GO:0016491 - oxidoreductase activity [Evidence IEA];~go_function: GO:0050660 - flavin adenine dinucleotide binding [Evidence IEA];~go_function: GO:0071949 - FAD binding [Evidence IEA];~go_process: GO:0055114 - oxidation-reduction process [Evidence IEA]) codes for the protein MAEPCTVQNHLKMLESFLHPGEIIRPTSPDYQSRIETWAAQKQLNPHIVLRPTSVNSLSKAIAYLYSTNLDFAIYGHGFMSASASDVLVNMSAFDGFHLDRDSELATIGAGQTWSDVYQKLSEVAPEYGIVGARTPCVGVAGTIISGGFSWLSREYSCVSDPANMLDAKVVKYDGSVVWASSEPDLLWALRGGGGGFGVVVEVVLRVFPYPQNIWAGPILIPREQLEVTADEIAKFVSRPLDPKISMFLYVVKKRLLKSIGADSDMLVLHAFDACGEAHGRANFQWALSIPGAIDHTKVTTFAGVADLQDKVHIAKGTMKQFWSPLLLRELSKDTIINAVQWSEDIGRLDESLGDCTYLIFELLCSRDPPGGVASCAWPRPQGVKHILLMGPGCPADAGRDHEDLVRDLAIKAGSTVLGENADLHYLPNGYEKFYDARKIWGPHFAQLQDLRTRYDPLGRFKGAVTHSHK